From the genome of Nakamurella flavida, one region includes:
- a CDS encoding ribonucleotide-diphosphate reductase subunit beta: MTTTDFWADFDAPAQAPAVEARPTTPASAAVATPAPSPAPVPAAAPQVDPASSADDLVTGLGSIDTTGGRVSVSEKSMINARADVNQLLPLKYTWAWEKYLAGCNNQWMPTEVGMQADIALWKAPAGSPGGLTEAERTMLKRNLGFFATAESLVANNIVLAVYRNLTNPECRQYLLRQAFEEAVHTHTFQYICTSLGLDEGELFNMYREVPSITEKDAWALQYTQSLEDPSFRTGTPETDQAFLRDLIAFYVIFEGMWFYTGFAQILSLGRRNKMVGIAEQYQYILRDESIHLNFGIDVINQIKIENPHLWTPEFQAEVSGMLAKACELEIAYGRDTMPTGMLGLTAEQCERYMHFITNRRCGQIGLPPLFADTDNPFPWMSEMMDLKKEKNFFETRVIEYQTGSGLSW; the protein is encoded by the coding sequence ATGACCACGACCGATTTCTGGGCCGATTTCGACGCCCCGGCCCAGGCCCCCGCTGTCGAAGCGCGTCCGACCACGCCGGCGTCCGCGGCCGTCGCCACGCCCGCCCCGTCCCCAGCCCCCGTCCCGGCCGCGGCTCCCCAGGTCGACCCGGCTTCGTCGGCCGACGACCTGGTCACCGGACTGGGTTCCATCGACACCACCGGCGGCCGGGTCTCGGTGTCGGAGAAGTCGATGATCAACGCGCGGGCCGACGTCAACCAGCTGCTCCCGCTCAAGTACACCTGGGCCTGGGAGAAGTACCTGGCCGGGTGCAACAACCAGTGGATGCCGACCGAGGTGGGCATGCAGGCCGACATCGCGTTGTGGAAGGCCCCGGCCGGTTCGCCCGGTGGGTTGACCGAGGCCGAGCGCACCATGCTCAAGCGCAACCTGGGCTTCTTCGCCACCGCGGAGTCGTTGGTGGCCAACAACATCGTGCTCGCGGTGTACCGGAACCTGACCAACCCAGAGTGCCGGCAGTACCTGCTGCGGCAGGCCTTCGAGGAGGCCGTGCACACGCACACCTTCCAGTACATCTGCACCTCGCTCGGCCTGGACGAGGGCGAGCTGTTCAACATGTACCGCGAGGTGCCGTCGATCACCGAGAAGGACGCCTGGGCGCTGCAGTACACCCAGAGCCTGGAGGACCCGTCGTTCCGCACCGGGACCCCGGAGACCGACCAGGCGTTCCTGCGCGACCTGATCGCGTTCTACGTGATCTTCGAGGGCATGTGGTTCTACACCGGCTTCGCGCAGATCCTCTCGCTCGGCCGCCGCAACAAGATGGTCGGCATCGCCGAGCAGTACCAGTACATCCTGCGTGACGAGTCGATCCACCTGAACTTCGGTATCGACGTGATCAACCAGATCAAGATCGAGAACCCGCACCTGTGGACCCCGGAGTTCCAGGCCGAGGTCAGCGGCATGCTGGCCAAGGCGTGCGAGCTGGAGATCGCCTACGGGCGGGACACCATGCCCACCGGGATGCTCGGCCTGACCGCCGAGCAGTGCGAGCGGTACATGCACTTCATCACCAACCGGCGCTGTGGCCAGATCGGGCTGCCCCCGCTGTTCGCCGACACCGACAACCCGTTCCCGTGGATGAGCGAGATGATGGACCTCAAGAAGGAGAAGAACTTCTTCGAGACCCGGGTGATCGAGTACCAGACCGGTTCCGGTCTGAGCTGGTAG
- a CDS encoding dihydrofolate reductase family protein, translated as MRELVYYVATSVDGYIADPTGAFDAFPVEGDHMAVVLDEYADALPGHVLRALGIDPPGTRFDTVVMGWNTLAPALAAGIDSPYPHLRQIVASRQDRDVAPAVTLTHDPVATVRALKKETGRSIWLCGGGELAASLLPEIDRLVIKRNPLVFGAGIPLFGRAPYAPRPFTPVSARAFRSDVVIEEYVAARAGGNAGGDPRQSSPSPAPTLTACASR; from the coding sequence GTGCGCGAGCTCGTCTACTACGTCGCCACCAGCGTGGACGGGTACATCGCCGACCCGACCGGTGCCTTCGATGCCTTCCCCGTGGAGGGTGACCACATGGCGGTCGTCCTGGACGAATACGCCGACGCCCTGCCCGGACACGTGCTCCGGGCCCTCGGGATCGACCCCCCGGGAACCCGGTTCGACACCGTGGTCATGGGATGGAACACCCTCGCCCCCGCCCTGGCGGCGGGCATCGACAGTCCCTACCCCCACCTCCGGCAGATCGTGGCGAGCCGGCAGGACCGGGATGTGGCGCCGGCCGTCACGCTCACCCACGATCCGGTGGCGACCGTGCGCGCGCTCAAGAAGGAGACCGGCCGATCCATCTGGCTGTGCGGCGGCGGTGAGCTCGCCGCGTCACTGCTCCCCGAGATCGACCGCCTGGTCATCAAGCGCAACCCCCTCGTGTTCGGCGCCGGCATCCCGCTCTTCGGCCGGGCGCCCTACGCCCCCCGCCCCTTCACCCCCGTGTCCGCGCGTGCCTTCCGGTCCGACGTCGTGATCGAGGAATACGTGGCGGCACGCGCGGGCGGGAACGCGGGAGGCGATCCCCGCCAGTCGTCCCCCTCCCCCGCACCTACGCTCACCGCATGCGCATCGCGGTGA
- a CDS encoding DUF3817 domain-containing protein: MSATALVKAFRLVSFAEAVSWTGLLIGMFFKWVVQSGEVGVQVFGPIHGAVFVAYVVIALLTARAQRWSLWTTFLALGASIPPLFTLWFERWAHRTGHLDPARAGRTATA, from the coding sequence ATGTCTGCCACCGCCCTCGTCAAGGCGTTCCGCCTCGTCTCGTTCGCCGAGGCGGTGTCGTGGACCGGGCTGCTCATCGGGATGTTCTTCAAGTGGGTCGTGCAGTCCGGCGAGGTCGGCGTGCAGGTCTTCGGGCCCATCCACGGCGCGGTGTTCGTCGCCTACGTAGTCATCGCGCTGCTCACCGCCCGCGCGCAGCGGTGGTCGCTGTGGACGACGTTCCTGGCCCTGGGCGCGTCGATCCCGCCGCTGTTCACGCTGTGGTTCGAGCGCTGGGCCCATCGCACCGGCCATCTCGACCCGGCCCGCGCGGGTCGCACCGCCACCGCCTGA
- a CDS encoding Nramp family divalent metal transporter — protein sequence MSTGESSADLVSPGVQGGRSRRRRWVTASSLGPAFVAAVAYVDPGNVAANLQAGARYGYLLVWVLVLATASAGIVQFLSAKLGLTTGASLPELVGRRTRRSGRLAYWLQAEAVAMATDLAEVVGGAIALYLLFDLPLLLGGLVAGAVSLFLLLVQDRRGQRPFERVITGLLLVIAIGFVAGLFVAPPSPSGVVGGLVPRFDGLDSVLLATAMLGATVMPHVVYLHSALTRDRFGVVPPGPERRRLLSATRVDVGIAMVLAGAVNISMLLLAASALRGVDGVDTIEGAHAAVTAGLGPVIGLMFAIGLLASGLASASVGSYAGSVIMDGLIHKRIPVVWRRVITLIPALIVLGSGVDPTSALIISQVVLSFGLPFVLVPLLRLTADRDLMGEQVNGRVTQVAGWAITAAIVGLNGVLIVGVVTGG from the coding sequence ATGAGCACAGGGGAGTCCTCGGCGGACCTGGTGTCGCCGGGTGTCCAGGGTGGTCGATCGCGTCGGCGTCGATGGGTGACCGCCTCCTCCCTCGGCCCGGCGTTCGTCGCCGCTGTCGCCTACGTCGATCCCGGCAATGTCGCGGCCAACCTGCAGGCCGGCGCCCGTTACGGCTATCTGCTCGTGTGGGTCCTCGTGCTGGCCACCGCGTCGGCCGGGATCGTCCAGTTCCTGTCGGCCAAGCTCGGCCTGACCACCGGGGCCTCGCTGCCCGAGCTGGTGGGCCGCCGCACCCGGCGCTCCGGCCGGCTCGCCTACTGGCTGCAGGCCGAGGCCGTCGCCATGGCCACCGATCTGGCCGAGGTCGTCGGTGGGGCCATCGCGCTGTACCTGTTGTTCGACCTTCCCCTGCTGCTCGGTGGCCTGGTTGCCGGGGCCGTGTCGCTGTTCCTGCTGCTGGTGCAGGACCGCCGCGGACAGCGACCGTTCGAGCGCGTCATCACCGGCCTGCTGCTGGTCATCGCCATCGGGTTCGTCGCCGGGCTGTTCGTCGCGCCACCGTCCCCGTCGGGCGTGGTGGGCGGGTTGGTGCCCCGGTTCGACGGCCTGGACTCGGTCCTGCTGGCCACGGCCATGCTCGGGGCCACCGTCATGCCGCACGTGGTCTACCTGCACTCCGCCCTCACCCGGGACCGGTTCGGGGTGGTGCCCCCCGGACCGGAACGGCGTCGGCTGCTGTCGGCCACCCGCGTCGACGTGGGGATCGCGATGGTGCTGGCCGGTGCGGTCAACATCTCCATGCTGCTGCTCGCGGCGTCCGCCCTGCGTGGGGTGGACGGGGTGGACACCATCGAGGGTGCGCACGCGGCCGTGACGGCCGGGCTCGGGCCGGTGATCGGCCTGATGTTCGCGATCGGCCTGCTGGCGTCGGGCCTGGCGTCGGCGTCCGTCGGCAGCTATGCGGGCAGCGTCATCATGGACGGCCTGATCCACAAGCGGATCCCGGTGGTCTGGCGTCGGGTGATCACACTCATCCCGGCCCTGATCGTGCTCGGCTCCGGCGTGGACCCGACCTCCGCGTTGATCATCAGCCAGGTCGTGCTGTCCTTCGGTCTGCCGTTCGTCCTCGTGCCGCTGCTCCGGCTGACCGCCGACCGGGATCTGATGGGGGAGCAGGTCAACGGGCGGGTCACCCAGGTCGCCGGCTGGGCCATCACCGCGGCGATCGTCGGGCTCAACGGGGTGCTCATCGTCGGCGTGGTCACCGGGGGATAG
- the metX gene encoding homoserine O-acetyltransferase MetX, with protein MTTARESVPHGAGPGRRSADLGPLTTESGAVLPEVRMAYESWGTLDPDGGNAVLVLHALTGDAHVVGPTGPDQPTPGWWDGLIGPGAPLDPARHFVLAANVLGGCRGSTGPSSPAPDGRAWGSRFPRLTVRDQVAAEAMLADRLGITRFAAVLGGSMGGMRALEWGVLHADRIDRVIAVATTAAASADQIAWAAPQLAAIRADPAFLGGDYHGGPAPLTGMAVARQIAHATYRSADELNTRFGRVPQPGEDPATGGRYAVESYLQHHGRKLGTRFDPHSYLVLTEAMNSHDLGRGRGGVRAALGMITAAITVAVVDSDRLYRPAEGAVVATAPTARPLLTITSDHGHDGFLIEADQVAAVVRSAFA; from the coding sequence ATGACGACGGCCCGGGAGTCGGTGCCGCACGGCGCCGGCCCCGGCCGTCGGTCCGCCGACCTCGGGCCGCTGACCACCGAGTCCGGGGCGGTGCTCCCCGAGGTCCGGATGGCGTACGAGAGCTGGGGGACGCTCGACCCCGACGGCGGCAACGCCGTCCTGGTCCTGCACGCCCTGACCGGCGACGCCCACGTGGTCGGCCCGACCGGCCCCGACCAGCCGACCCCCGGCTGGTGGGACGGGCTGATCGGGCCCGGCGCGCCACTGGACCCGGCCCGGCACTTCGTGCTGGCCGCGAACGTGCTGGGCGGCTGCCGGGGCAGCACCGGGCCGTCGTCCCCGGCCCCCGACGGCCGGGCGTGGGGTTCCCGCTTCCCCCGGCTGACCGTCCGCGACCAGGTCGCCGCCGAGGCGATGCTGGCCGACCGTCTCGGCATCACCCGGTTCGCCGCCGTCCTCGGCGGTTCGATGGGCGGCATGCGGGCGCTGGAATGGGGCGTCCTGCACGCCGACCGGATCGACCGGGTCATCGCCGTGGCCACCACCGCGGCCGCCTCGGCGGACCAGATCGCCTGGGCGGCACCGCAACTCGCAGCCATCCGGGCCGACCCGGCCTTCCTGGGCGGGGACTACCACGGCGGCCCCGCCCCGCTGACCGGGATGGCCGTGGCCCGGCAGATCGCCCATGCCACCTACCGGAGTGCCGACGAGCTGAACACCCGGTTCGGCCGCGTCCCGCAGCCCGGGGAGGACCCGGCCACCGGGGGTCGGTACGCCGTCGAGTCCTACCTCCAGCACCACGGCCGCAAGCTCGGTACCCGCTTCGATCCGCACTCCTACCTGGTGCTGACCGAGGCGATGAACAGCCACGACCTGGGGCGGGGGCGCGGCGGGGTGCGCGCCGCACTGGGGATGATCACGGCCGCGATCACCGTCGCCGTCGTGGACTCCGACCGGCTGTACCGACCGGCCGAGGGGGCGGTCGTCGCCACCGCGCCCACCGCGCGTCCGCTGCTCACCATCACCTCCGACCACGGGCACGACGGGTTCCTCATCGAGGCCGACCAGGTCGCCGCGGTGGTCCGCTCCGCGTTCGCCTGA
- a CDS encoding NAD-dependent epimerase/dehydratase family protein yields the protein MRIAVIGGSGHIGTYLVPRLVRAGHEVLALSRGTSHPYSPDDAWSSVTRVTVDRTAEDAAGTFGARVAALDADVVVDLICFTPESAVALVDALRGHTGHLLHCGSIWRYGVSHKLPMHEDDTSPPFGEYGVQKAAIAELLAAETRGGGLVTTVVQPGHISGPGWMPIGPLGNLDPGVWQALCAGEEIAVPGAGSELLHHVHADDVAQVFALAVEHRDAAAGQAFNAVAPSALTVRGFLEIAAGWFDQPLRTRSVSWDEFRAGTTAEFADASWEHLHRSQFASLDKARTLLGHVPIAEPEEAVREGIAWLIEHGELEVRNPLVGSGRRL from the coding sequence ATGCGCATCGCGGTGATCGGCGGCAGTGGCCACATCGGCACGTACCTGGTGCCCCGGCTGGTCCGGGCCGGTCACGAGGTGCTCGCCCTGTCCCGGGGGACGAGCCACCCGTACTCCCCCGACGACGCCTGGTCCTCGGTCACCCGGGTCACGGTCGACCGGACCGCCGAGGACGCGGCCGGCACGTTCGGCGCCCGGGTGGCCGCCCTGGACGCCGACGTGGTCGTCGATCTCATCTGCTTCACCCCCGAGTCCGCCGTCGCCCTGGTCGACGCCCTTCGCGGGCACACGGGACATCTGCTGCACTGCGGGTCGATCTGGCGGTACGGGGTGAGCCACAAGCTGCCGATGCACGAGGACGACACCTCGCCCCCGTTCGGCGAGTACGGCGTGCAGAAGGCGGCCATCGCCGAGCTGCTCGCCGCGGAGACGCGGGGCGGCGGGCTGGTCACCACCGTCGTGCAGCCCGGGCACATCAGCGGCCCCGGCTGGATGCCCATCGGGCCGCTGGGCAACCTCGATCCTGGCGTGTGGCAGGCACTGTGCGCCGGGGAGGAGATCGCCGTCCCCGGCGCCGGGTCCGAACTCCTGCACCACGTGCACGCCGACGACGTGGCCCAGGTGTTCGCCCTGGCCGTCGAGCACCGGGACGCCGCCGCCGGGCAGGCGTTCAACGCGGTGGCGCCGTCGGCGTTGACCGTCCGCGGTTTCCTGGAGATCGCCGCGGGCTGGTTCGACCAGCCCCTGCGCACCCGGTCGGTGAGCTGGGACGAGTTCCGCGCCGGCACAACCGCCGAGTTCGCCGACGCCAGCTGGGAGCACCTGCACCGCAGCCAGTTCGCGTCCCTCGACAAGGCCCGCACCCTGCTCGGTCACGTCCCGATCGCCGAGCCGGAGGAGGCCGTCCGCGAGGGCATCGCGTGGCTGATCGAGCACGGCGAGCTCGAGGTCCGGAACCCGCTGGTGGGCTCCGGACGCCGGTTGTGA
- a CDS encoding ribonucleoside-diphosphate reductase subunit alpha, with translation MTQTFTPTTPRPAGTTDEPAQPGSGAPHGMTVLRRTGTTAPFDAGRISVALTKAFLAVEGESAGRSSRLRAQVIELTDAVTATLARRYGADSGSAPGRPIDLEEVQDQVELALMRSGDAAVARAYILYREEHRRARSEASELPAGESVTGAAGFQVLGLDGTCTPLDLARLEALVTEACDGLPDTDAATVLAATRDNLYDGITTRELGLAPIMAARALVETEPAYTTVAARLLNDTMRAEALSFLSGRPEQADAGEMAERYAPYFRAFVARGIECGQLDPTLAEFDLDRLGDALLPERDGQFTFLGLQTLYDRYFLHSDGTRYELPQAFFMRVAMGLAVREIDREARAIEFYRLLSSFDFMASTPTLFNAGTTRPQLSSCFLTTVDDDLDDIFQSIKNNALLAKFSGGLGNDWTPVRGIGAHIKGTNGLSSGVVPFLKIANDTAVAVNQGGKRKGAVCAYLETWHVDIEEFLDLRRNTGDERRRTHDMNTANWIPDEFMRRVESGASWTLFSPDEVPDLHDLVGTAFSERYAEYEAAADRGEMRVFRRVAALDLWRKMLTSLFETGHPWITFKDPCNLRSPQQHVGVVHSSNLCTEITLNTRSGAEAETAVCNLGSVNLAAHVTADGLDVERLRRTVTTAVRMLDNVIDINMYTVPSARRSNLRHRPIGLGLMGFADALYAQGIAYASDAAVEFADTSMEQLSYFAIAASSDLAAERGRYGSFEGSLWSRGILPIDSVEILADSRGGDLDQDRTQRLDWDALRQRVISQGMRNSNVMAIAPTATISNIIGVAQSIEPTYRNLFVKSNMSGDFTVVNAALVAVLKERGLWDEVMVADLKYFDGSLWPIDRIPDDVKQLFATAFEIDGSWLVRAASRRQKWIDQAQSLNLYVAAPNGRKLDEIYRLAWRTGCKTTYYLRSTSATHVEKSTLRGTDGRLNAVSATPVAAPAPVAVVPVPAPVAAPIAQERPVRSEAELAEAEALACSIENPDCEACQ, from the coding sequence ATGACGCAGACCTTCACCCCGACCACGCCCCGTCCGGCCGGGACCACCGACGAGCCGGCCCAGCCGGGTTCCGGCGCCCCCCATGGCATGACGGTGTTGCGCCGGACCGGGACGACCGCCCCGTTCGACGCCGGCCGCATCTCGGTCGCGCTGACCAAGGCGTTCCTGGCCGTCGAGGGCGAGTCCGCGGGCCGCTCCTCCCGACTGCGCGCCCAGGTCATCGAGCTGACCGACGCCGTCACCGCCACCCTCGCGCGCCGCTACGGCGCCGACTCGGGCAGCGCCCCCGGTCGACCCATCGACCTCGAGGAGGTGCAGGACCAGGTCGAGCTGGCTCTGATGCGCAGCGGTGACGCCGCGGTCGCCCGCGCGTACATCCTGTACCGCGAGGAGCACCGCCGGGCCCGCAGCGAGGCGAGCGAGCTGCCTGCCGGTGAGAGCGTCACCGGCGCAGCCGGTTTCCAGGTCCTCGGTCTGGACGGCACCTGCACCCCGCTGGATCTGGCCCGGCTGGAGGCCCTGGTCACCGAGGCGTGCGACGGGTTGCCGGACACCGATGCGGCCACCGTGCTGGCCGCCACCCGGGACAACCTGTACGACGGGATCACCACCCGTGAACTGGGTCTCGCGCCGATCATGGCCGCCCGCGCCCTGGTGGAGACCGAGCCCGCGTACACGACCGTCGCGGCCCGCCTGCTCAACGACACCATGCGCGCCGAGGCGCTGAGCTTCCTGTCCGGCCGCCCCGAGCAGGCCGACGCCGGCGAGATGGCCGAGCGCTACGCGCCGTACTTCCGGGCCTTCGTCGCCCGCGGGATCGAGTGCGGTCAGCTCGACCCGACCCTCGCCGAGTTCGACCTCGACCGGCTCGGCGACGCGCTGCTCCCCGAGCGGGACGGCCAGTTCACCTTCCTGGGCCTGCAGACCCTCTACGACCGGTACTTCCTGCACTCCGACGGCACCCGCTACGAGCTGCCGCAGGCGTTCTTCATGCGCGTGGCGATGGGTCTGGCCGTGCGCGAGATCGACCGCGAGGCGCGGGCCATCGAGTTCTACCGGCTGCTCAGCTCGTTCGACTTCATGGCCTCCACCCCGACGCTGTTCAACGCGGGCACCACCCGTCCGCAGCTGTCCTCCTGCTTCCTGACCACCGTCGACGACGACCTGGACGACATCTTCCAGTCGATCAAGAACAACGCCCTGCTGGCGAAGTTCTCCGGTGGCCTGGGCAACGACTGGACCCCGGTACGGGGCATCGGCGCCCACATCAAGGGCACCAACGGGTTGTCCTCGGGTGTGGTGCCGTTCCTGAAGATCGCCAACGACACCGCGGTCGCGGTCAACCAGGGCGGTAAGCGCAAGGGCGCGGTCTGCGCCTACCTGGAGACCTGGCACGTGGACATCGAGGAGTTCCTCGACCTGCGCAGGAACACCGGTGACGAGCGTCGCCGCACGCACGACATGAACACCGCCAACTGGATCCCGGACGAGTTCATGCGCCGGGTGGAGAGCGGCGCGAGCTGGACCCTGTTCAGCCCGGACGAGGTGCCGGACCTGCACGACCTGGTGGGCACCGCGTTCAGCGAGCGCTACGCGGAGTACGAGGCGGCCGCCGACCGCGGCGAAATGCGGGTGTTCCGCCGCGTCGCCGCACTGGACCTGTGGCGCAAGATGCTCACCTCGCTGTTCGAGACCGGGCACCCGTGGATCACCTTCAAGGACCCGTGCAACCTGCGCTCCCCGCAGCAGCACGTCGGTGTCGTGCACTCGTCGAACCTGTGCACCGAGATCACCCTGAACACCCGCTCCGGCGCCGAGGCCGAGACCGCCGTCTGCAACCTGGGTTCGGTCAACCTGGCGGCCCACGTGACCGCCGACGGCCTGGACGTCGAGCGCCTGCGCCGGACGGTCACCACCGCCGTCCGCATGCTGGACAACGTCATCGACATCAACATGTACACGGTGCCCTCGGCGCGTCGGTCGAACCTGCGCCACCGGCCGATCGGCCTCGGCCTGATGGGCTTCGCCGACGCGCTGTACGCGCAGGGCATCGCCTACGCGAGCGACGCCGCGGTGGAGTTCGCTGACACGTCCATGGAGCAGCTGTCGTACTTCGCCATCGCCGCGTCCTCCGACCTAGCCGCCGAGCGGGGCCGGTACGGCTCGTTCGAGGGCTCGCTGTGGAGTCGGGGGATCCTGCCGATCGACTCGGTGGAGATCCTGGCCGACAGCCGGGGCGGGGACCTGGACCAGGACCGCACCCAGCGGCTGGACTGGGATGCGTTGCGGCAGCGGGTGATCAGCCAGGGCATGCGGAACTCCAACGTCATGGCCATCGCCCCGACCGCGACCATCTCGAACATCATCGGGGTGGCCCAGTCCATCGAGCCGACCTACCGCAACCTGTTCGTGAAGTCGAACATGAGTGGCGACTTCACCGTCGTCAACGCCGCCCTGGTCGCCGTGCTCAAGGAACGCGGGCTGTGGGACGAGGTCATGGTCGCCGACCTCAAGTACTTCGACGGGTCCCTCTGGCCGATCGACCGCATCCCGGACGACGTCAAGCAGCTCTTCGCCACCGCCTTCGAGATCGACGGCTCCTGGCTGGTCCGCGCGGCGTCCCGTCGGCAGAAGTGGATCGACCAGGCGCAGTCGTTGAACCTCTACGTGGCGGCGCCCAACGGCCGCAAGCTCGACGAGATCTACCGGCTGGCCTGGCGTACCGGGTGCAAGACGACCTACTACCTGCGCTCCACCTCGGCGACGCACGTGGAGAAGTCCACGTTGCGCGGGACGGACGGGCGGCTGAACGCCGTGTCGGCCACCCCGGTCGCGGCGCCCGCCCCGGTCGCCGTCGTGCCCGTGCCGGCTCCGGTCGCGGCGCCCATCGCCCAGGAGCGTCCGGTGCGCAGCGAGGCCGAGCTGGCCGAGGCCGAGGCCTTGGCCTGCTCCATCGAGAACCCTGACTGCGAAGCCTGCCAGTGA
- a CDS encoding bifunctional o-acetylhomoserine/o-acetylserine sulfhydrylase produces the protein MSPNWSFETRQIHAGQSPDPTTKARALPIYQTTSYAFDSSEHGRKLFALEELGNIYTRIMNPTQAVVEDRIASLEGGVGALLTASGQSAETLAILTLAEAGDHIVSSPRLYGGTYNLFHYTLPKMGITVGFVEDPDDLDSWRAAVQPNTKAFYAESMSNPLLDVLDFRGVADVAHAAGVPLIVDNTVPTPYLIRPIEHGVDIVVHSATKYLGGHGTAVGGAIVDSGNFDWLADPERFPGFNTPDPSYNNLTWGRDLGPDGLFKSNVAYIFKARLQGLRDLGPAISPFNAWLISQGIETLSLRMERHIANATRVAEFLAQRPEVVSVSYPSLESSAWHERQQRYAPHGGGPIVSFEIAGGVEAGATFTDALELFTNLANIGDVRSLVIHPASTTHGQLSPAEQITTGVTPGLIRLSVGIEHIDDILADLEAGFAAAKSS, from the coding sequence ATGTCCCCGAACTGGTCCTTCGAGACCCGCCAGATCCACGCCGGCCAGAGCCCCGACCCCACCACGAAGGCGCGGGCGCTGCCGATCTACCAGACCACCTCGTACGCCTTCGACTCCTCCGAGCATGGCCGGAAGCTGTTCGCGCTGGAGGAACTGGGCAACATCTACACCCGGATCATGAACCCCACGCAGGCCGTGGTGGAGGACCGGATCGCCTCCCTGGAGGGCGGGGTCGGCGCACTGCTGACCGCCTCCGGGCAGTCCGCGGAGACCCTGGCGATCCTCACCCTGGCCGAGGCCGGCGACCACATCGTCTCCTCGCCGCGGCTCTACGGCGGCACCTACAACCTGTTCCACTACACGCTGCCGAAGATGGGCATCACCGTCGGATTCGTCGAGGACCCGGACGACCTGGATTCCTGGCGGGCGGCGGTGCAGCCCAACACCAAGGCCTTCTACGCCGAGTCCATGTCCAACCCGTTGCTGGACGTGCTCGACTTCCGCGGGGTCGCCGACGTCGCCCACGCGGCCGGGGTGCCGCTGATCGTCGACAACACCGTGCCCACGCCGTATCTCATCCGGCCGATCGAGCACGGCGTGGACATCGTCGTGCATTCGGCGACCAAGTACCTGGGTGGTCACGGCACGGCCGTCGGCGGCGCCATCGTCGATTCCGGCAACTTCGACTGGCTGGCCGATCCGGAACGTTTCCCGGGCTTCAACACCCCCGACCCGAGCTACAACAACCTGACCTGGGGTCGGGATCTCGGCCCGGACGGGCTTTTCAAGTCCAATGTCGCGTACATCTTCAAGGCCCGCCTGCAGGGCCTGCGGGATCTCGGCCCGGCCATCTCCCCGTTCAACGCCTGGCTCATCTCGCAGGGCATCGAGACGCTGTCGCTGCGGATGGAGCGGCACATCGCCAACGCCACCCGGGTGGCGGAGTTCCTGGCCCAGAGGCCGGAGGTCGTCTCGGTCTCCTACCCGAGCCTGGAGTCCAGCGCCTGGCACGAACGGCAGCAGCGGTACGCCCCCCACGGAGGCGGCCCCATCGTCTCCTTCGAGATCGCCGGCGGGGTCGAGGCCGGAGCCACCTTCACCGACGCCCTGGAGCTGTTCACCAACCTCGCCAACATCGGTGACGTGCGCTCGTTGGTCATCCACCCGGCGTCGACCACGCACGGCCAGCTGTCGCCGGCCGAGCAGATCACCACCGGCGTCACCCCCGGGCTGATCCGGCTGTCCGTGGGCATCGAGCACATCGACGACATCCTGGCCGACCTCGAGGCCGGGTTCGCCGCGGCGAAGTCGTCCTGA